The DNA region TTTCACCCGCTTTCCCATGGGGCTCATCCGCGCCTGGGGGGTGGTCACCTTTACCACGCCGTGTCTGGTCTATCCCCAGCCGGAAAAGGGCCACGTTCCCTTACCCCCTGGGCCTGCCGGGGAGGAGGAGGGACGCAAGCGCCATCCGGACGGGGATGATTTTTATGGATTGCGCAAATATCAGGTCGGGGATACCCCCAAGCAGGTGCATTGGAAAATTTCCGCCCGGTGGCAAGGGCTCCTCACCAAGGAGTTTGCCGGTAGCGAGCTGCCCGATCTCCAGTTTGAGTGGAGCGCCCTGGGGGAACTTGATACCGAAGCCCGCCTCTCCCGTCTCTGCCGCTGGGTGATGGATGCCCATGCCGGGGATCTGAATTATGGCCTCACACTGCCCGGTTTCAACCTGCCTCCGGGAAGGGGGGAGGCGCACCGGGGGGAGGCTTTGCAGGCGTTGGCGCTGTTTGGTCTTGACGGGGAGGGGGGAGGGGAGAGCCCATGATCCTGCGTCAGGATTCCCCCCCCGATCTATTGGGCTTTCCCCCGGCCCCCTGGGTGTTGCAGGGGTTGTTGGGGTTGCTGGTTTTGGTGGCCGCCCCCCACGTCCCCAACCTTCCCCCGGGGTTGATTCTCCTCTGCGGCACCTTGGGAATCTGGTGGCTGGTCAGCGTGCGCAAAACAGGCCGCCCCCCTGCCCCTGGCATGCTGATTCGCGCCACGGTGGTGGTGGCTGCCTCCCTCTTGGTTTGGGCGGAATATGGCCGGATTTTGGGTCAAAACTCCGGGGTGGCGCTGCTCACCTCCCTGCTGTTTTTAAAGCTGCTGGAGTTTAACTCCCGGCGGGATCCGTTGCTGGTGATTTTGCTCTGTAATTTTCTCACCATGACCCACTTTTTTCACTCCCAATCCATCTGGATGGGGGGGTATGCCATCGCCGTCACCTGGCTCTCCATCGCCGCCTTGATCAGCCTCCACCATCCCGGGCCCGGGGTGGTGGCCATCTTGAAAAAATCGGGGGTGCTGCTTCTCCAAGCCGTGCCGGTGATGGTGGTGCTGTTTTTGCTCTTCCCCCGCATCGCCCAACCCCTCTGGGGGCTTCCCGCCGACGCCTTTTCCACCACCGGCACCATCGGCCTTTCCGACTCCATGTCCCCGGGGAGCGTTACCAATCTCATCGCCGAAGGGGGGGTTGCTTTTAGAGCCACCTTCGACAAAAAACCGCCTCCCATCAAAAAACGTTACTGGCGGGGGCCGGTGCTCTGGGTTATCTGGCCGGACGGGGTGTGGCGAACCCCCGGCACCCCTCTGCCCCGAGACCCCATCACCATCGAGCCCCTGGGCCCCACCTGGCACTACAGTGTCACCATGGAGCCGACCCAGGATCACTGGCTGTTTGCTCTGGATCTTCCGGTGGAAGCGCCGGAAAAGAGTGGATTGCTGCCCGATTTTCAGCTCAAATCCCATCTCAAGGTATCCACCACCAAACGCTACCGGATCGCCTCCATCATCGACTATCGCGCCGGGGTCGATCTCCATCCCGACATGTGGGAGCAGGGGCTGCAACTCCCCTTTGAGGGCAACCGCAAAACCCGTCAGCTGGCACAAAAATGGTCTGAGGAGTCCGACAGTGATGAAGAGATCGTCGAGCGCGCCTTGGAGCTGTTTCGACAGGAACCCTTCATCTACACCCTGACCCCCCCCTTGCAAATGGGCAAAAATCGCATCGACCAGTTTCTCTTCGAAACCCGAAAGGGATTTTGCGAGCACTACGCCGGGGCGTTTACCTATTTAATGCGCGCGGCAGATATCCCGGCCCGGGTGGTTTTGGGATATCAGGGGGGAAAAATCAATCCTCTCGGCAACCATCTCACCGTCCGCAACGCCG from Magnetococcales bacterium includes:
- a CDS encoding DUF58 domain-containing protein; translated protein: MIPKPIKLFFASRLQPEAGPVVLDRKRVYIMPDRYGTLFGLVFLVMLLAALNYDLSLGFVLTFLLGGALFVSILHTYRNLVGLKLFQGRIEPVFAGETARFPMGLDNRTGGERLAIGLAWSGKNQKEIYLDIAPGHTPFPVLTLQAPRRGWLKPPRLTVFTRFPMGLIRAWGVVTFTTPCLVYPQPEKGHVPLPPGPAGEEEGRKRHPDGDDFYGLRKYQVGDTPKQVHWKISARWQGLLTKEFAGSELPDLQFEWSALGELDTEARLSRLCRWVMDAHAGDLNYGLTLPGFNLPPGRGEAHRGEALQALALFGLDGEGGGESP
- a CDS encoding DUF3488 domain-containing transglutaminase family protein codes for the protein MILRQDSPPDLLGFPPAPWVLQGLLGLLVLVAAPHVPNLPPGLILLCGTLGIWWLVSVRKTGRPPAPGMLIRATVVVAASLLVWAEYGRILGQNSGVALLTSLLFLKLLEFNSRRDPLLVILLCNFLTMTHFFHSQSIWMGGYAIAVTWLSIAALISLHHPGPGVVAILKKSGVLLLQAVPVMVVLFLLFPRIAQPLWGLPADAFSTTGTIGLSDSMSPGSVTNLIAEGGVAFRATFDKKPPPIKKRYWRGPVLWVIWPDGVWRTPGTPLPRDPITIEPLGPTWHYSVTMEPTQDHWLFALDLPVEAPEKSGLLPDFQLKSHLKVSTTKRYRIASIIDYRAGVDLHPDMWEQGLQLPFEGNRKTRQLAQKWSEESDSDEEIVERALELFRQEPFIYTLTPPLQMGKNRIDQFLFETRKGFCEHYAGAFTYLMRAADIPARVVLGYQGGKINPLGNHLTVRNADAHAWSEVWLAGRGWVRVDPTAAVAPERIERGLSAAMNQRSDELPFLLRPNREWLENIWSTWDLVDNGWNQWVLGFNVKRQARFLSGLGLGELSYRGMALGLAAGVGGLFGLFALIMLRPGLTGKGDPVVKLYQRLQLKLAKKGVSIHPNEGPMDYAARAARHLPQAKAPIDRFIHLYVALRYRERQMNKGVRLLKRLLGRIDKAIS